A window of the Lolium perenne isolate Kyuss_39 chromosome 7, Kyuss_2.0, whole genome shotgun sequence genome harbors these coding sequences:
- the LOC127312840 gene encoding auxin-responsive protein SAUR28 encodes MGVHRLRKQHSSAAASGGGSTGSGTMPPKGCMAVRVVGPVGGGAGAEEEERFVVPVGYLKHPLFVGLLKEAEEEYGFQQQGAITIPCGVENFRRVQSLIDHRQKTGGGGSSRGLVSGGHHHHNHGSSSGHLPFHIAACFRA; translated from the coding sequence ATGGGCGTGCACCGGCTGAGGAAGCAGCACTCGTCCGCAGCGGCATCGGGGGGCGGCTCGACCGGGAGCGGCACGATGCCGCCCAAGGGGTGCATGGCGGTGCGCGTGGTGGGGCCGgtgggcggcggcgccggcgcggaggaggaggagcggttCGTGGTGCCGGTCGGGTACCTGAAGCACCCGCTCTTCGTGGGCCTGCTCAAGGAGGCCGAGGAGGAGTACGGCTTCCAGCAGCAGGGCGCCATCACCATCCCCTGCGGCGTCGAAAACTTCCGCCGCGTCCAGAGCCTCATCGACCACCGCCAGAagactggcggcggcggcagcagccGCGGCCTCGTCTCCGGTGGACACCACCACCACAACCATGGCTCCTCCTCGGGCCACCTCCCCTTCCACATCGCCGCCTGCTTCAGGGCGTGA